The following coding sequences lie in one Eriocheir sinensis breed Jianghai 21 chromosome 19, ASM2467909v1, whole genome shotgun sequence genomic window:
- the LOC127000585 gene encoding uncharacterized protein LOC127000585 isoform X2 encodes MATWAAKSAIQGSYFSSESDSASCLSSAPSSRPPTPTTTTPTTPTLPSPSTPSPDTTIEDCMEDSGFQDWMAEMQLGVTGDMSVVERLNYLLDTGQFADVNIRVGQGNNVSVFKAHRLLLATASQPLYRLVQQATPGPGPNDMSTLRITDMKPVDFENILKYIYTDQVACENISVAFALLRASRKWGLAGLGIKSLTYLEEFVDHFEPTTEDSKDNLFDLLVLSEDTLAELNAKCWQILLKNSTTVIPCNGYLNLDKPMVQKVICHPDLKIEDQLKLFEAIRDWGLRYIDQQGLPLTALGTAVEELIKAVDFEKISDSDFLSTVLTSECLGKAEVIAFFMTHGLDIPRKLDFNNNKQLPFWLTFCATSGRVRNNRSKNCTKRLSSSSSSTTSSPSSLAPVSEALTSICSLTQNGSVLEFNKVCRFKKGYRCPPKEIYQEHELRFRVDKNVKLLGVGFGFLFTPTDMGLNIHCQGPWETRQWTDIIQSYVRFSGEKTETADVRLMFLHPVRIEANQSYKVVVKMVRMSHGSNEVELWGGTGGVHCVETEDAEFSFIKAAVDPDKRVEEEDGDTKPGVITELLYRLDTGDPEPPPTTSYRRRRPQPEEEVTSPPAVHSNPWRQRARPDSLRIPENPYSRRRSPGDEAKTPESTSPRRRERPPVEEYKPTSFSTNRWARPKPKEEVEEYKPTSFSTNRWARPKPKEEAEEYKPSSFSTNRWARPKEDKKDTTETPTERKRSAPEEYRPSSFSTNRWARPKDSSTSGANTETERKTSAPEEYRPSSFSTNRWARPREDGSAAKTEAERKTSAPDEYNPSSFSTNRWSTKPKEEEAATDASRKTSTDASRKTSTDASRKTSTDASRKTSTEDSSRWRTRPQEEAKDTPFGARRRPSTKPEDTTSSHPFARRRESRDSNADVPFFLRKTDDSKPPTASYGRSSRLGSSFTTTTGPSSYSTPSATTTTSTSSSSAADTKPAGDTTFHSRFLRPSGSSAASPYSSSRYGSVRESSLSRLRDTSLPRYTSSGGYLSRYDSPSDPPPSRAAAPSSSSSSRYGSGDARAASPHAPRKNLRYGTAATSSGSNLLALSSSSFGLGGGGGGSQGSRAVDRYGGVSRYDSSSGRYGSTAGGSGRYGSTCGPSSATAGRYGLSSSGAGGLPPYSAKATSGTAGPSGRYSSRGATDTLGSTARYGASGTARHGSGSGGTAAYSRAAPGSRYGSSGSSSRYTSPAPAGPSGR; translated from the exons CAGAGATGCAGCTGGGCGTGACGGGGGACATGTCGGTGGTGGAGAGGCTGAATTACCTTCTTGATACCGGCCAGTTCGCGGACGTCAACATACGCGTCGGTCAAGGCAACAATGTATCGGTGTTCAAG GCTCACCGGCTTCTCCTGGCCACGGCGAGTCAGCCCTTGTATCGCCTGGTGCAGCAAGCTACCCCCGGCCCCGGCCCCAACGACATGTCCACCCTCAGGATCACCGACATGAAGCCCGTGGACTTTGAGAACATCTTGAA GTACATCTACACGGACCAGGTAGCGTGCGAGAACATCAGCGTGGCCTTCGCACTCCTGAGGGCCAGCCGGAAGTGGGGTCTGGCGGGGCTGGGCATCAAGTCCCTCACCTACCTGGAAGAGTTCGTCGACCACTTCGAACCCACGACGGAGGACTCGAAGGACAACCTCTTTGACCTCCTGGTGCTATCGGAGGACACACTGGCCGAGCTCAACGCGAAGTGCTGGCAGATCCTCTTGAAGAACTCCACCACCGTGATCCCTTGCAACGGCTACCTGAACCTGGACAAGCCGATGGTGCAGAAGGTCATTTGCCACCCTGACCTGAAGATTGAGGACCAGTTGAAGCTCTTTGAGGCTATCCGTGACTGGGGACTTCGCTACATCGATCAACAAGGCCTCCCGCTCACGGCTCTTGGCACGGCGGTTGAGGAGCTAATCAAGGCGGTGGATTTTGAGAAGATTAGCGATTCGGACTTCCTGAGCACCGTCCTGACCTCCGAGTGTTTGGGTAAGGCCGAGGTCATCGCGTTCTTCATGACCCACGGCCTGGATATCCCCCGCAAGCTGGACTTCAACAATAAcaagcag CTCCCCTTCTGGCTCACCTTCTGTGCCACGTCAGGCCGCGTCAGGAACAACCGGAGCAAGAACTGTACCAagcggctctcctcctcctcctcctccactacctcctccccctcctccctcgcccccgtCAGCGAAGCTCTCACAAGT ATCTGCTCCCTCACCCAGAACGGCTCGGTGCTGGAGTTCAACAAGGTGTGCCGCTTCAAGAAGGGCTACAGGTGTCCGCCCAAAgag ATCTACCAGGAGCACGAGTTGAGGTTCCGTGTTGACAAGAACGTGAAGCTGCTTGGTGTGGGCTTCGGGTTCCTGTTCACACCCACGGACATGGGCCTCAACATCCACTGCCAGGGCCCGTGGGAGACCAGGCAGTGGACAGACATCATACAG TCGTACGTGCGTTTCTCAGGCGAAAAGACAGAGACGGCTGACGTGCGGCTCATGTTCCTGCACCCGGTGAGGATAGAGGCCAACCAGAGCTACAAG gtggtggtcaAGATGGTCCGCATGAGCCACGGCAGCAACGAGGTGGAGCTGTGGGGCGGCACCGGCGGTGTGCACTGCGTGGAGACGGAGGACGCCGAGTTCTCCTTCATCAAGGCGGCGGTGGACCCCGACAAGCgcgtggaggaagaggacggcgacACCAAGCCCGGGGTCATCACGGAGCTGCTCTACCGCCTGGACACCGGCGACCCCGAGCCCCCGCCCACCACGTCCTACAGGCGCCGCCGTCCCCAGCCCGAGGAGGAGGTCACGTCTCCCCCCGCCGTGCACAGCAACCCCTGGCGCCAGCGCGCGCGGCCTGACTCCCTCCGGATCCCCGAGAACCCCTACTCCAGGCGGCGCTCCCCGGGCGACGAGGCCAAGACCCCCGAGTCGACCTCCCCCCGGCGGAGGGAGCGGCCCCCCGTGGAGGAGTACAAGCCCACCAGCTTCTCCACCAACCGCTGGGCACGGCCCAAGCCcaaggaggaggtcgaggagtaCAAGCCCACCAGCTTCTCCACCAATAGGTGGGCGCGGCCCAAGCCCAAAGAGGAAGCCGAGGAGTACAAGCCCAGCAGTTTCTCCACCAACAGGTGGGCGAGGCccaaggaggacaagaaggacaCGACGGAGACGCCCACGGAGAGGAAGAGGTCCGCCCCTGAGGAGTACAGACCTTCCAGCTTCTCCACCAACCGCTGGGCGCGGCCTAAGGACAGCAGCACAAGCGGCGCCAACAcggagacggagaggaagacgTCCGCCCCGGAGGAGTACAGGCCCAGCAGCTTCTCCACCAACCGCtgggcgaggccgcgggaggacgGCAGCGCCGCCAAGACGGAGGCGGAGAGGAAGACCTCCGCCCCGGATGAGTACAACCCGAGCAGCTTCTCCACCAACCGATGGAGTACCAAACCCAAAGAGGAGGAGGCCGCCACAGACGCCTCTCGCAAGACCTCCACAGACGCCTCCCGCAAGACCTCCACAGACGCCTCCCGCAAGACCTCCACAGACGCCTCCCGCAAGACCTCCACCGAGGACAGCAGCAGGTGGAGGACGCGGCCGCAGGAGGAGGCCAAGGACACGCCCTTCGGTGCGCGGCGGCGGCCCAGCACCAAGCCGGAGGACACGACCTCCAGCCACCCGTTCGCGCGGCGGCGAGAGTCGCGGGACTCCAACGCTGACGTGCCTTTCTTCCTGCGCAAGACGGACGACAGCAAGCCGCCGACAGCGTCCTACGGCAGGAGCAGCAGGCTGGGCAgctcctttaccaccaccaccgggccctcctcctactccaccccctccgccaccaccaccacttccacctcctcctcctccgccgccgacACCAAGCCCGCCGGGGACACTACCTTCCACAGCCGGTTCCTCCGCCCCAGCGGGTCGTCGGCCGCCTCGCCCTACTCGTCGTCCCGCTACGGCTCGGTGCGGGAGTCGTCCCTCTCCCGACTCCGGGACACCTCCCTCCCGCGCTACACCTCCAGCGGCGGCTACCTCAGCAGGTATGACTCCCCCTCAGACCCCCCCCCTAGCAGGGCCGCCGCcccgagcagcagcagcagcagtaggtaCGGCAGCGGGGACGCGCGTGCTGCCTCGCCGCACGCCCCCCGCAAGAACCTCCGCTACGGCACCGCCGCCACCAGCTCCGGCAGCAACCTGCTGGCCCTCAGCAGCAGTTCCTTCGgcctgggcggcggcggcggcggctcgcAAGGCAGCAGGGCTGTGGACAGGTACGGTGGCGTCAGCAGGTACGACAGCAGCAGCGGCAGGTACGGGTCCACAGCAGGCGGCAGCGGCAGGTACGGCAGCACGTGCGGGCCGAGCAGCGCCACCGCCGGCAGGTACGGCTTGTCCAGCAGCGGCGCCGGTGGCCTGCCGCCCTACAGTGCCAAGGCTACCTCGGGCACTGCAGGCCCCTCAGGCAGGTACTCATCACGAGGGGCCACGGACACGCTGGGCAGCACGGCCAGGTACGGGGCCTCGGGGACCGCCAGACacggcagcggcagcggcgggaCAGCCGCCTACAGCAGGGCGGCGCCGGGCAGCAGGTATGGCAGCAGCGGGTCCTCCAGCAGGTACACCTCCCCCGCCCCCGCCGGCCCCTCGGGCAGGTAG
- the LOC127000585 gene encoding uncharacterized protein LOC127000585 isoform X3, translating to MATWAAKSAIQEMQLGVTGDMSVVERLNYLLDTGQFADVNIRVGQGNNVSVFKAHRLLLATASQPLYRLVQQATPGPGPNDMSTLRITDMKPVDFENILKYIYTDQVACENISVAFALLRASRKWGLAGLGIKSLTYLEEFVDHFEPTTEDSKDNLFDLLVLSEDTLAELNAKCWQILLKNSTTVIPCNGYLNLDKPMVQKVICHPDLKIEDQLKLFEAIRDWGLRYIDQQGLPLTALGTAVEELIKAVDFEKISDSDFLSTVLTSECLGKAEVIAFFMTHGLDIPRKLDFNNNKQLPFWLTFCATSGRVRNNRSKNCTKRLSSSSSSTTSSPSSLAPVSEALTSICSLTQNGSVLEFNKVCRFKKGYRCPPKEIYQEHELRFRVDKNVKLLGVGFGFLFTPTDMGLNIHCQGPWETRQWTDIIQSYVRFSGEKTETADVRLMFLHPVRIEANQSYKVVVKMVRMSHGSNEVELWGGTGGVHCVETEDAEFSFIKAAVDPDKRVEEEDGDTKPGVITELLYRLDTGDPEPPPTTSYRRRRPQPEEEVTSPPAVHSNPWRQRARPDSLRIPENPYSRRRSPGDEAKTPESTSPRRRERPPVEEYKPTSFSTNRWARPKPKEEVEEYKPTSFSTNRWARPKPKEEAEEYKPSSFSTNRWARPKEDKKDTTETPTERKRSAPEEYRPSSFSTNRWARPKDSSTSGANTETERKTSAPEEYRPSSFSTNRWARPREDGSAAKTEAERKTSAPDEYNPSSFSTNRWSTKPKEEEAATDASRKTSTDASRKTSTDASRKTSTDASRKTSTEDSSRWRTRPQEEAKDTPFGARRRPSTKPEDTTSSHPFARRRESRDSNADVPFFLRKTDDSKPPTASYGRSSRLGSSFTTTTGPSSYSTPSATTTTSTSSSSAADTKPAGDTTFHSRFLRPSGSSAASPYSSSRYGSVRESSLSRLRDTSLPRYTSSGGYLSRYDSPSDPPPSRAAAPSSSSSSRYGSGDARAASPHAPRKNLRYGTAATSSGSNLLALSSSSFGLGGGGGGSQGSRAVDRYGGVSRYDSSSGRYGSTAGGSGRYGSTCGPSSATAGRYGLSSSGAGGLPPYSAKATSGTAGPSGRYSSRGATDTLGSTARYGASGTARHGSGSGGTAAYSRAAPGSRYGSSGSSSRYTSPAPAGPSGR from the exons AGATGCAGCTGGGCGTGACGGGGGACATGTCGGTGGTGGAGAGGCTGAATTACCTTCTTGATACCGGCCAGTTCGCGGACGTCAACATACGCGTCGGTCAAGGCAACAATGTATCGGTGTTCAAG GCTCACCGGCTTCTCCTGGCCACGGCGAGTCAGCCCTTGTATCGCCTGGTGCAGCAAGCTACCCCCGGCCCCGGCCCCAACGACATGTCCACCCTCAGGATCACCGACATGAAGCCCGTGGACTTTGAGAACATCTTGAA GTACATCTACACGGACCAGGTAGCGTGCGAGAACATCAGCGTGGCCTTCGCACTCCTGAGGGCCAGCCGGAAGTGGGGTCTGGCGGGGCTGGGCATCAAGTCCCTCACCTACCTGGAAGAGTTCGTCGACCACTTCGAACCCACGACGGAGGACTCGAAGGACAACCTCTTTGACCTCCTGGTGCTATCGGAGGACACACTGGCCGAGCTCAACGCGAAGTGCTGGCAGATCCTCTTGAAGAACTCCACCACCGTGATCCCTTGCAACGGCTACCTGAACCTGGACAAGCCGATGGTGCAGAAGGTCATTTGCCACCCTGACCTGAAGATTGAGGACCAGTTGAAGCTCTTTGAGGCTATCCGTGACTGGGGACTTCGCTACATCGATCAACAAGGCCTCCCGCTCACGGCTCTTGGCACGGCGGTTGAGGAGCTAATCAAGGCGGTGGATTTTGAGAAGATTAGCGATTCGGACTTCCTGAGCACCGTCCTGACCTCCGAGTGTTTGGGTAAGGCCGAGGTCATCGCGTTCTTCATGACCCACGGCCTGGATATCCCCCGCAAGCTGGACTTCAACAATAAcaagcag CTCCCCTTCTGGCTCACCTTCTGTGCCACGTCAGGCCGCGTCAGGAACAACCGGAGCAAGAACTGTACCAagcggctctcctcctcctcctcctccactacctcctccccctcctccctcgcccccgtCAGCGAAGCTCTCACAAGT ATCTGCTCCCTCACCCAGAACGGCTCGGTGCTGGAGTTCAACAAGGTGTGCCGCTTCAAGAAGGGCTACAGGTGTCCGCCCAAAgag ATCTACCAGGAGCACGAGTTGAGGTTCCGTGTTGACAAGAACGTGAAGCTGCTTGGTGTGGGCTTCGGGTTCCTGTTCACACCCACGGACATGGGCCTCAACATCCACTGCCAGGGCCCGTGGGAGACCAGGCAGTGGACAGACATCATACAG TCGTACGTGCGTTTCTCAGGCGAAAAGACAGAGACGGCTGACGTGCGGCTCATGTTCCTGCACCCGGTGAGGATAGAGGCCAACCAGAGCTACAAG gtggtggtcaAGATGGTCCGCATGAGCCACGGCAGCAACGAGGTGGAGCTGTGGGGCGGCACCGGCGGTGTGCACTGCGTGGAGACGGAGGACGCCGAGTTCTCCTTCATCAAGGCGGCGGTGGACCCCGACAAGCgcgtggaggaagaggacggcgacACCAAGCCCGGGGTCATCACGGAGCTGCTCTACCGCCTGGACACCGGCGACCCCGAGCCCCCGCCCACCACGTCCTACAGGCGCCGCCGTCCCCAGCCCGAGGAGGAGGTCACGTCTCCCCCCGCCGTGCACAGCAACCCCTGGCGCCAGCGCGCGCGGCCTGACTCCCTCCGGATCCCCGAGAACCCCTACTCCAGGCGGCGCTCCCCGGGCGACGAGGCCAAGACCCCCGAGTCGACCTCCCCCCGGCGGAGGGAGCGGCCCCCCGTGGAGGAGTACAAGCCCACCAGCTTCTCCACCAACCGCTGGGCACGGCCCAAGCCcaaggaggaggtcgaggagtaCAAGCCCACCAGCTTCTCCACCAATAGGTGGGCGCGGCCCAAGCCCAAAGAGGAAGCCGAGGAGTACAAGCCCAGCAGTTTCTCCACCAACAGGTGGGCGAGGCccaaggaggacaagaaggacaCGACGGAGACGCCCACGGAGAGGAAGAGGTCCGCCCCTGAGGAGTACAGACCTTCCAGCTTCTCCACCAACCGCTGGGCGCGGCCTAAGGACAGCAGCACAAGCGGCGCCAACAcggagacggagaggaagacgTCCGCCCCGGAGGAGTACAGGCCCAGCAGCTTCTCCACCAACCGCtgggcgaggccgcgggaggacgGCAGCGCCGCCAAGACGGAGGCGGAGAGGAAGACCTCCGCCCCGGATGAGTACAACCCGAGCAGCTTCTCCACCAACCGATGGAGTACCAAACCCAAAGAGGAGGAGGCCGCCACAGACGCCTCTCGCAAGACCTCCACAGACGCCTCCCGCAAGACCTCCACAGACGCCTCCCGCAAGACCTCCACAGACGCCTCCCGCAAGACCTCCACCGAGGACAGCAGCAGGTGGAGGACGCGGCCGCAGGAGGAGGCCAAGGACACGCCCTTCGGTGCGCGGCGGCGGCCCAGCACCAAGCCGGAGGACACGACCTCCAGCCACCCGTTCGCGCGGCGGCGAGAGTCGCGGGACTCCAACGCTGACGTGCCTTTCTTCCTGCGCAAGACGGACGACAGCAAGCCGCCGACAGCGTCCTACGGCAGGAGCAGCAGGCTGGGCAgctcctttaccaccaccaccgggccctcctcctactccaccccctccgccaccaccaccacttccacctcctcctcctccgccgccgacACCAAGCCCGCCGGGGACACTACCTTCCACAGCCGGTTCCTCCGCCCCAGCGGGTCGTCGGCCGCCTCGCCCTACTCGTCGTCCCGCTACGGCTCGGTGCGGGAGTCGTCCCTCTCCCGACTCCGGGACACCTCCCTCCCGCGCTACACCTCCAGCGGCGGCTACCTCAGCAGGTATGACTCCCCCTCAGACCCCCCCCCTAGCAGGGCCGCCGCcccgagcagcagcagcagcagtaggtaCGGCAGCGGGGACGCGCGTGCTGCCTCGCCGCACGCCCCCCGCAAGAACCTCCGCTACGGCACCGCCGCCACCAGCTCCGGCAGCAACCTGCTGGCCCTCAGCAGCAGTTCCTTCGgcctgggcggcggcggcggcggctcgcAAGGCAGCAGGGCTGTGGACAGGTACGGTGGCGTCAGCAGGTACGACAGCAGCAGCGGCAGGTACGGGTCCACAGCAGGCGGCAGCGGCAGGTACGGCAGCACGTGCGGGCCGAGCAGCGCCACCGCCGGCAGGTACGGCTTGTCCAGCAGCGGCGCCGGTGGCCTGCCGCCCTACAGTGCCAAGGCTACCTCGGGCACTGCAGGCCCCTCAGGCAGGTACTCATCACGAGGGGCCACGGACACGCTGGGCAGCACGGCCAGGTACGGGGCCTCGGGGACCGCCAGACacggcagcggcagcggcgggaCAGCCGCCTACAGCAGGGCGGCGCCGGGCAGCAGGTATGGCAGCAGCGGGTCCTCCAGCAGGTACACCTCCCCCGCCCCCGCCGGCCCCTCGGGCAGGTAG
- the LOC127000585 gene encoding uncharacterized protein LOC127000585 isoform X1, whose product MTALPLKGSLNMATWAAKSAIQGSYFSSESDSASCLSSAPSSRPPTPTTTTPTTPTLPSPSTPSPDTTIEDCMEDSGFQDWMEMQLGVTGDMSVVERLNYLLDTGQFADVNIRVGQGNNVSVFKAHRLLLATASQPLYRLVQQATPGPGPNDMSTLRITDMKPVDFENILKYIYTDQVACENISVAFALLRASRKWGLAGLGIKSLTYLEEFVDHFEPTTEDSKDNLFDLLVLSEDTLAELNAKCWQILLKNSTTVIPCNGYLNLDKPMVQKVICHPDLKIEDQLKLFEAIRDWGLRYIDQQGLPLTALGTAVEELIKAVDFEKISDSDFLSTVLTSECLGKAEVIAFFMTHGLDIPRKLDFNNNKQLPFWLTFCATSGRVRNNRSKNCTKRLSSSSSSTTSSPSSLAPVSEALTSICSLTQNGSVLEFNKVCRFKKGYRCPPKEIYQEHELRFRVDKNVKLLGVGFGFLFTPTDMGLNIHCQGPWETRQWTDIIQSYVRFSGEKTETADVRLMFLHPVRIEANQSYKVVVKMVRMSHGSNEVELWGGTGGVHCVETEDAEFSFIKAAVDPDKRVEEEDGDTKPGVITELLYRLDTGDPEPPPTTSYRRRRPQPEEEVTSPPAVHSNPWRQRARPDSLRIPENPYSRRRSPGDEAKTPESTSPRRRERPPVEEYKPTSFSTNRWARPKPKEEVEEYKPTSFSTNRWARPKPKEEAEEYKPSSFSTNRWARPKEDKKDTTETPTERKRSAPEEYRPSSFSTNRWARPKDSSTSGANTETERKTSAPEEYRPSSFSTNRWARPREDGSAAKTEAERKTSAPDEYNPSSFSTNRWSTKPKEEEAATDASRKTSTDASRKTSTDASRKTSTDASRKTSTEDSSRWRTRPQEEAKDTPFGARRRPSTKPEDTTSSHPFARRRESRDSNADVPFFLRKTDDSKPPTASYGRSSRLGSSFTTTTGPSSYSTPSATTTTSTSSSSAADTKPAGDTTFHSRFLRPSGSSAASPYSSSRYGSVRESSLSRLRDTSLPRYTSSGGYLSRYDSPSDPPPSRAAAPSSSSSSRYGSGDARAASPHAPRKNLRYGTAATSSGSNLLALSSSSFGLGGGGGGSQGSRAVDRYGGVSRYDSSSGRYGSTAGGSGRYGSTCGPSSATAGRYGLSSSGAGGLPPYSAKATSGTAGPSGRYSSRGATDTLGSTARYGASGTARHGSGSGGTAAYSRAAPGSRYGSSGSSSRYTSPAPAGPSGR is encoded by the exons AGATGCAGCTGGGCGTGACGGGGGACATGTCGGTGGTGGAGAGGCTGAATTACCTTCTTGATACCGGCCAGTTCGCGGACGTCAACATACGCGTCGGTCAAGGCAACAATGTATCGGTGTTCAAG GCTCACCGGCTTCTCCTGGCCACGGCGAGTCAGCCCTTGTATCGCCTGGTGCAGCAAGCTACCCCCGGCCCCGGCCCCAACGACATGTCCACCCTCAGGATCACCGACATGAAGCCCGTGGACTTTGAGAACATCTTGAA GTACATCTACACGGACCAGGTAGCGTGCGAGAACATCAGCGTGGCCTTCGCACTCCTGAGGGCCAGCCGGAAGTGGGGTCTGGCGGGGCTGGGCATCAAGTCCCTCACCTACCTGGAAGAGTTCGTCGACCACTTCGAACCCACGACGGAGGACTCGAAGGACAACCTCTTTGACCTCCTGGTGCTATCGGAGGACACACTGGCCGAGCTCAACGCGAAGTGCTGGCAGATCCTCTTGAAGAACTCCACCACCGTGATCCCTTGCAACGGCTACCTGAACCTGGACAAGCCGATGGTGCAGAAGGTCATTTGCCACCCTGACCTGAAGATTGAGGACCAGTTGAAGCTCTTTGAGGCTATCCGTGACTGGGGACTTCGCTACATCGATCAACAAGGCCTCCCGCTCACGGCTCTTGGCACGGCGGTTGAGGAGCTAATCAAGGCGGTGGATTTTGAGAAGATTAGCGATTCGGACTTCCTGAGCACCGTCCTGACCTCCGAGTGTTTGGGTAAGGCCGAGGTCATCGCGTTCTTCATGACCCACGGCCTGGATATCCCCCGCAAGCTGGACTTCAACAATAAcaagcag CTCCCCTTCTGGCTCACCTTCTGTGCCACGTCAGGCCGCGTCAGGAACAACCGGAGCAAGAACTGTACCAagcggctctcctcctcctcctcctccactacctcctccccctcctccctcgcccccgtCAGCGAAGCTCTCACAAGT ATCTGCTCCCTCACCCAGAACGGCTCGGTGCTGGAGTTCAACAAGGTGTGCCGCTTCAAGAAGGGCTACAGGTGTCCGCCCAAAgag ATCTACCAGGAGCACGAGTTGAGGTTCCGTGTTGACAAGAACGTGAAGCTGCTTGGTGTGGGCTTCGGGTTCCTGTTCACACCCACGGACATGGGCCTCAACATCCACTGCCAGGGCCCGTGGGAGACCAGGCAGTGGACAGACATCATACAG TCGTACGTGCGTTTCTCAGGCGAAAAGACAGAGACGGCTGACGTGCGGCTCATGTTCCTGCACCCGGTGAGGATAGAGGCCAACCAGAGCTACAAG gtggtggtcaAGATGGTCCGCATGAGCCACGGCAGCAACGAGGTGGAGCTGTGGGGCGGCACCGGCGGTGTGCACTGCGTGGAGACGGAGGACGCCGAGTTCTCCTTCATCAAGGCGGCGGTGGACCCCGACAAGCgcgtggaggaagaggacggcgacACCAAGCCCGGGGTCATCACGGAGCTGCTCTACCGCCTGGACACCGGCGACCCCGAGCCCCCGCCCACCACGTCCTACAGGCGCCGCCGTCCCCAGCCCGAGGAGGAGGTCACGTCTCCCCCCGCCGTGCACAGCAACCCCTGGCGCCAGCGCGCGCGGCCTGACTCCCTCCGGATCCCCGAGAACCCCTACTCCAGGCGGCGCTCCCCGGGCGACGAGGCCAAGACCCCCGAGTCGACCTCCCCCCGGCGGAGGGAGCGGCCCCCCGTGGAGGAGTACAAGCCCACCAGCTTCTCCACCAACCGCTGGGCACGGCCCAAGCCcaaggaggaggtcgaggagtaCAAGCCCACCAGCTTCTCCACCAATAGGTGGGCGCGGCCCAAGCCCAAAGAGGAAGCCGAGGAGTACAAGCCCAGCAGTTTCTCCACCAACAGGTGGGCGAGGCccaaggaggacaagaaggacaCGACGGAGACGCCCACGGAGAGGAAGAGGTCCGCCCCTGAGGAGTACAGACCTTCCAGCTTCTCCACCAACCGCTGGGCGCGGCCTAAGGACAGCAGCACAAGCGGCGCCAACAcggagacggagaggaagacgTCCGCCCCGGAGGAGTACAGGCCCAGCAGCTTCTCCACCAACCGCtgggcgaggccgcgggaggacgGCAGCGCCGCCAAGACGGAGGCGGAGAGGAAGACCTCCGCCCCGGATGAGTACAACCCGAGCAGCTTCTCCACCAACCGATGGAGTACCAAACCCAAAGAGGAGGAGGCCGCCACAGACGCCTCTCGCAAGACCTCCACAGACGCCTCCCGCAAGACCTCCACAGACGCCTCCCGCAAGACCTCCACAGACGCCTCCCGCAAGACCTCCACCGAGGACAGCAGCAGGTGGAGGACGCGGCCGCAGGAGGAGGCCAAGGACACGCCCTTCGGTGCGCGGCGGCGGCCCAGCACCAAGCCGGAGGACACGACCTCCAGCCACCCGTTCGCGCGGCGGCGAGAGTCGCGGGACTCCAACGCTGACGTGCCTTTCTTCCTGCGCAAGACGGACGACAGCAAGCCGCCGACAGCGTCCTACGGCAGGAGCAGCAGGCTGGGCAgctcctttaccaccaccaccgggccctcctcctactccaccccctccgccaccaccaccacttccacctcctcctcctccgccgccgacACCAAGCCCGCCGGGGACACTACCTTCCACAGCCGGTTCCTCCGCCCCAGCGGGTCGTCGGCCGCCTCGCCCTACTCGTCGTCCCGCTACGGCTCGGTGCGGGAGTCGTCCCTCTCCCGACTCCGGGACACCTCCCTCCCGCGCTACACCTCCAGCGGCGGCTACCTCAGCAGGTATGACTCCCCCTCAGACCCCCCCCCTAGCAGGGCCGCCGCcccgagcagcagcagcagcagtaggtaCGGCAGCGGGGACGCGCGTGCTGCCTCGCCGCACGCCCCCCGCAAGAACCTCCGCTACGGCACCGCCGCCACCAGCTCCGGCAGCAACCTGCTGGCCCTCAGCAGCAGTTCCTTCGgcctgggcggcggcggcggcggctcgcAAGGCAGCAGGGCTGTGGACAGGTACGGTGGCGTCAGCAGGTACGACAGCAGCAGCGGCAGGTACGGGTCCACAGCAGGCGGCAGCGGCAGGTACGGCAGCACGTGCGGGCCGAGCAGCGCCACCGCCGGCAGGTACGGCTTGTCCAGCAGCGGCGCCGGTGGCCTGCCGCCCTACAGTGCCAAGGCTACCTCGGGCACTGCAGGCCCCTCAGGCAGGTACTCATCACGAGGGGCCACGGACACGCTGGGCAGCACGGCCAGGTACGGGGCCTCGGGGACCGCCAGACacggcagcggcagcggcgggaCAGCCGCCTACAGCAGGGCGGCGCCGGGCAGCAGGTATGGCAGCAGCGGGTCCTCCAGCAGGTACACCTCCCCCGCCCCCGCCGGCCCCTCGGGCAGGTAG